ACTGTTTTGCGTTATTAATGCAACTTTATTAGCGTTTTTGTACGCATAGTTACGTTTCCATTTCGTTAGTTCAATACTTGACTCTTACTACCTTACTGCTTTTTTAACTCATCCGGCGTtcatttcaaattgttttacgTATATCTACCTGcataattgaaacaaaattgaGTGCTATACCGACACGGATTGTTATATGTAACAATATATCATAAGCACCCTCAGCTATACCTATGTAGATATGATTATAgtaaatttgtaatacatatttgttttgaattgtatattgtgtataatgttcgtaatattagaataaattttCAGAATGGCACAAGCAAAAACAGAAACGTTTAAGGATAGCTGGATTGGAATACATAAACGCAAACGGAAAAGTGGTCCCTCCAAAGCAGCCCGGCCCTGACTGCAACTGTCGTCGAAAATGTTTCCAAAAAGTGCCAGAGGATGTTCGGTTGAAGACTTTCCAAGGTTTCTATTCAATGAAAACACATGACGAACAAAACGCTTATTTATTTGGCCTTATGAGACAGGTTGATGTGAAAAGAAAAAGAGTCAAGTCCAGCAGTCGCCGAACTTgtacatttgaatattttgtgaGAGTCAAAGGAAGAGAAACACAAGTATGTCAGACTGCTTTCAAAAACATCCATGCAATCACAGAACGAAAGGTCAGAGTACTCTGCAAGAAAATGGATGATGGTGTCATGTTTCCCAGTGACAACAGAGGGAAGAACAGTCACCGCAGGTCGGGTGAGGTGCGTTTACCAACTGAAGTCattgatcaaataaaaaaccaCATATACTCCATTGTTCACACACACAGACTGAAAGATTTTATCAGATTGGATAAGATAGCTggattagaaataaatatatccaaaatGTGGAAGGATTACATCAAGACTTATGATCCTGAAAATATCACTGCCACATTGCCAAAATCCAAGAGGAGTACTGATGTGGTGCAGCAACAAGAGCCTCTCCAGCAACAGCAGCCACCCCCACCACAGGAGACATTTGCACCTATAGCATACCCGGGCAGTGGGCATCTTGTGAACATTGCAGAAAATTATTTCCAGAATCAATACCAAACTACTGCCACACTGGCTACTGGCACCACAACTAACTTTTATCAAGCACCCAATGCTGGACAGAGCATGGGCATATTGCTCCAGCCAACTACACAAAGGCCTACACAGCCCGCCACTGCATACATTGTGCTTCAAACAAAGCCTGAACCCCAACAGAACACAACCATTACAATAGATAACACAGCATTCAACCAAAGCACAGAAATAATACATGAGCCAGAGAAGAAAAAAGTCAAAAAGGAAAGAAAGAGGGGTCCTTTAGTGAAGCAGTGGAGATACAGTAATATATTCCATGATGAAATCAATGGAGCAGCATTAGCCGCCATTAAAACAAGGCTTGGCATGTACTATGCGGAGAGTGATGCAGCTAGGAAGCGTGTGAAGCAGGCTCGGCCTACTGAGGCAGTCCAACACAAACACCTGCTGAACAAATCCCACAACTGGGACACACAGTGGCTATATACACTCATAGACATAACTGAAAGAACACAGTGAAGTGAATGGTATAATCAAAATGGAAATCAAGTGATGCTAGTTTTAtattgtgacatattttatggTATGTAACCAAGAGAGATAAATGGTGTAGCAGGACACATTGTCCAGTGACATGTCAacaatattgtaatgaaatCCTAATAATCATTAACATATAGAATCAATTCAATGAAATAATACTTAtcaaatgtaatgaaataatagtaatattgtaATCTTTTAGGAGACATCAGTTCTTATAATTGCATATTATCTATACATGTAGAAAATAAACACCTGTAATCAAAATGTCTTCATACTTAACTAATGCATCTGCATGCTAGAGCaattttacttatgtattttttattattgtatgtttttatttaaggaatctaaattattttatacatgatTTCATTGATGTGTATAttcttgttattaattatataatagggtaccggactcattttcgttctttactattatcaaatatttacataatataaattataacacagaaggaattattaaaatccggtacaaaatcaacaagttatgtctttgaatttcggtggaaggggtaattaacaagaaacagaaaagagactaaatatccacatgtgacgtcatcaggaattacgacgcttgcgaaaaaaagagatgaggcgatatccccacatcgcgcccacttctgcacattacaatattttaaatacgaattactcgctcatttttaaccaattgttatgcagttttcgcaggggTGCTTTTTTTTCGTAtcattaaccattatatatagaataatgtacaaaatcaagcataggccggtcccctattgtgttgTGTCCAGAACAAAGAATCCTATGAGAAATATAAGACTAAAAttcattaacataattaaattttctgtgTATGGAGGCTAGGTGAGATGAAAGATGCGTTTTtggattaattattttactatttttaccGACAGCAtttaatgatacaaaataaatattatgagatAAGCTGTACAAAACTTTGAGCCGCGAGGCCCCTTCTTTGATCGCAAGGTCGTCGGCAGCCCACGTCGCCATCGTCTTTTGCCACCTCTGTCTATATTCTAGAGTTATAACTCTGGCATATATGCCACAGTGGAGGTAAGCCGCAACTCGGGAATAAACATGCGGTAAATTGTTGCATGAactatgtactatgtattttctGTCGTTAAAATCTGCTCTTGCATATAAATGCATTATGCTCCTTTCCACTACTGATAAAATAAACTCGAATCTTATTAGTTTAGTTTTAGATAGCTGTCgtaggtataattttattaatgtttggcTTTGAGTAGCTATGTTAATCTATAGACATCAATCcgtgttttaaaacttttaccgaatgaaataaaattaatatggatTAATTACAGAgtacaataaaatactatttagtaaaattggtgtgtaattattatttgtatatatgcATATATTTATGCGTTGGCTTGTAAAATGTTTGgctgtttgtaagaagtaaacacagaaaccgctgatcggatttcgataaaatttggcacatgaaTAGACCATGTCATGGATTAGCTCATAGGCTACCTTCATGTCTGAATTTActcatgtaataaatatattaaaaaaaattatttcaatatgttgTGCTGCAGTTGTACAGATTGAGCTATGGATTGGTAGtgattaaggtggtagctcaaggtccattttcatacattttgtttcggctttaatctgggtaactaaacaagtattggcaagtaaagaatttaaattcacgtctagttagtgattacattttctttcaactgcgagaactaatcactaactagacgtgaatttaaattctttactaccAATGCACTAGTTTCTTAAATAGGTTGATTTGACATTAGGTAGGTTGTAGGTAGAAACCTACCCCATCGAAAATAAGGGCGTGAGGATAAAGTTTGCGTAACTATAAACTGTGAAGCTCTGTTACTAAGAATACGATCTATCTGACTTTTTTATATGGTCTGCATTGgtctataaaatatctttatttatatgttgCTTTCTAACTTTTTATGCCGGAAAGTACATACTGGGACTTTTATACTGAGGTCATTCACGTAGACGAAGCTACGACCAACACCtagattttagaataaaataacattatcaaaacTACTAGTTTGATTTCGGTGTACAAGTTGCATGTCGGGGTATAAGCTAGTTGACTGTTTACGCGGGCCTATCGTGTGTCCAATATTTCCCCATATCGGCAAGTATACGTAATGTATGCCAAATAAATTGATTCATAAGGGCTCAAGTTAGCAAAACGCAATTTTATGTCTACTTTGAGCAGACAATATACTTACAGTAATTAGAGCATGGTTTGCAAATAAGCAAGAACTAAGGAGTTTACCCTTTTATCTTGTGTAGTATGGtcagttttttttgttgaaattgtTCCGGTGTAATTCCTGACCGTTCGGGTTTAGGCCTTAATACGGCGCCAAATAGCCAGTTTACTCGGTTAGTTCCCGATCATGAATAGAAGgtaatatgaaatgaaataccTGGACagtgcaaaaaatatttggcttagtttttatCGTTAGTCATCAGCCTTTCCCCAACAGCCTGGGGAATCCGATTTAATTGGTTAGGATATCTAGCAAAGGGTATCGGGGAAAACTGACGATCTCTTTTCCAAATTTGGGCAATAAATCTAGAACCTCCTCGAAATTCTCactgtaaattattttcatacagtTTGCAATATATCAGAGTCAGGCATGTCCCGCACTCGCGCAGTGGGCAAATTCCAGTGCAGTGGCACATATCATGCGCGCATAAATGAGAGTTACAAACATTCGGCTAAAtgcctttttaattaatgatccCAACAGCGTTTATGGATCTATCGCGAATATGGGCCAAtcagacaaatatttttgacatgatCTGGTGTGCGCGCCGCAttggttttataaaaagaaagcaTAGTGCATACTATATTTTGCTGCTGTTGTGGTGCTCATTTAACCACACTTGGTGTAAGCCACCATGTAtaaataaaagcattatttttatacttttttaattatacttaggTTACGCGGATAGAACACATGCACCACCAACAGCCTTGATTTTCTGTTCTGCTGTCTTGGAGAAGAATTTAGCTTTAACTATGACGGGCTGCTTGGGGAGCTTGCCTTTGCCGAGCAGCTTGTAGTAACCCTGGAAAGatagtttagattttaattaataaatagaaaataaatcaacataacactaatatataataagagAGTACTATATACTAAATGAATGGTATGTAGCGAATCAATTGctttttcaaaacaattaaatgtcagcatgtgaaaaaaaaaattgcttattaTCAAACAGTAAACAggcacaaattttttttttactgatttgCATCTATCATATTGTGACCATCATactcttttaaatatagatttcaaGATAATACCATGTGGCAATTATGAATAGAGGCATGCAGGCTTTGTAGACACATTCATAGTGGTGGATAAACATCATGACTACTAGGGAAAATAATAGAGTggcaatattattaatgaatattgcaGTATCGCAATCATAGTTTTACAAAATGGGTAATATCACTCACAGCCTTGACAATGTTGATGACTGGCACTTTGCCGTCGGTAGCGGAGGCGTACTTGAGGCGAGACTGCTCTGAGACAAGTGTCCACAGTTTGTCCAAGTTGAGGACAGGGCAGAAGTCCTTATTTCTCCTCAAGTGGTAATTCCTCATACCAAGCTGAAATCATATGGGTCATTAATTTTCATCTTGCTGAATGATGAGTTACAAAGTTTAATCATGTGATAAGTTCTAAgcctactaataatattataaaactttgatttacaaagtacTGATTCATGATAATCTGATACATAACCatacatgtttaaaataattatttttcattgaacTTGTAgattgtaatgaaattaatcaatttgGATGAGATAcgcgatatattttttgtttgtggtCTTTCTCAATATTGTGAAAACCAACTTTAAATCTATGGTTAACAGAAGTTgcttatacataataattaatacatacagTAAATCAAGATGAATCAAACAAATTAGTAATTGATGAATATCCAGCAAAACCTGTATGAGTCCATTGAAAAAATGCTCCTAGCTTTATCCATGTTTATAAAATGTTCCAGTGTGGTTCAGCCTTCAGGAACTTATGTTAACTCTACACTATATACATAACCATGAATGTGTTATAAACTCACTTTGCCAAAGTACCCAGGATGGTATTTGTCCATGTTGATTCTGTGGTGGTGCTCTCCACCCGCGTTACCACGACCACCGGGATGCTTACGGTGTTTccctaaatacaaaacaacgtATAAACAATGGCATCTATATTATCAATCTGTTAGATGTAAAGTAACATGTGTTTATTGATtgtatggtattatttatctacCTTGTAGGTAATCCACCAATTTTAACTATGCCACAACTCTTACTaaagttttaatactttaaacgTATAATGCAGGTAAACTGTTAAGTTCTTCTGcgatcaaatattttttgttttagtgtttGTCTAAATGCATTGaaacgatatttattttattttagatagttTCAATACAGCATAGGAAGAGATAATATTAGTGTACAACAATAATCTTTTCGATAAACAAGAGAAATTTGTAGTAAGCGGTTCTTACTaagttaggttataattttgtttttgtaacgtGTAATAAGACctaggaaaataaaacagtacTCACCGATACGACCGTGACCATGGCTCACGTGGCCTCTTAGCTTCCTGGTCTTCTTTTTGGACGTTGCCTACGGGAGGAGAAGAACAACATTTCATGAATGAACAAACCATAGTACATACTGATCATTATGAAAATATGCCACTAAATAAAACACGCAATGATAATTCTACACGAAACACTGTGATATTTAACTCCAAACTGAGGGATTAAGCAGTAAAAATtcgattaataattataaaagacaCGAACCATTATTCGGGCCTTCCGTAAAgtttttgaaagaaagaaagaagattGTCAATCTCTATGGTAAACTAGTGTTGCCTCTCGAGACGATGGTAACTTAACCATAgtgaataaaatgaataaaaatttattgaatacgGTCATATCTAAATTtatcaagttaaaattttaaggaAATACATTACTTATTAGCTATTTACACATAAATTTGTTTGTAACTTATCCTGTCACATAAAAGCATTGTATAtaagcaatattaaatattgctttttaaaataaaaataagcagaatttcaaagatataacgcgacataaaaaaaaagaaataaaattttattcaaatattttttattcaaaagaaagtagactgataatattatatcaggTAGGTAATTTTGGACAAATGtgaacatattaaattagtcgattatataatatatcaatataattaatctGAGTAGAACATGTGAAAGTCAACTATGTTACTAAAAAGTCACAGCTCTACTCAGTACGTTTCCAGAAAATGGCAGGATTGTGTGTTGAAGTTAATTCTGAcacgtattttatgaaaatacgtaaataatttgtgaaaaattTGCAATGCTTGTACTCTAACagagtttttatattgtattctatattatatacttaaaaaatggagttcCGTGAGACGTTATTAGCTGCTCAACGAAATCAACAACAAAAGTCATCTGTGAGTTTGATTCTTATTTtgcgatattattttacattttattcataGATAATGAGAAATGtgccttttaattttatcttagtGTTTAAATAGCATTATTCAGGTCATCAGGTATCATTGTTTACCGACGGAAAGAgcgtattttgttattaaagtacattttaaGTGATGAAGTAATAATTGCGCTCATGATTTTAGGAAAATTTGTACTACAAAGCCCGGTTTGACCCTCCAAAAAGGAGCAAAAAACAGAGAGACCGACTGTCAGCTAATATACAAAAGTTTTTGGCAAAGAAAGATGAAGAAGAAAAACTTAAAAGCGAGAAGCTCAAAAGAAGAAAGAGGACTTGCTTGCGATGCGAGATCCCAAAGCCCTTAGAAAGATCCAGAAGACTTTAAAAGTGATAAAGTCTGCCAATAAAGCCGCAATACAGGATGCAATTGATAATGATAATACAGCGGTGACCCTCACTGGGCCCGACCAGCCTGATCAAGATGATTATGGATACGAGTCGCAGGAAGCGGCCGCGCTGTATGCAAAAATGATGCAGAAGTATAGCAAACTACCTGAGGAGCCCAAGTTTCCCTCGGGCAGTAAGTATGGACTCACTTTATTTAGTGGGTGAGGGTAAAATGGGCATATTATATATCATTTAGCATTTTGTGGTTAAAAATAACTGTGACAAGATAATGTTTTGTAGTGcaaatagtaaataatttttccCATGATTCATAGAGCTAATTTCACATTGTATTTATGCGTTAAATTCAAGGTCCTTCATGCAATATTTTCATATGAGAAAAAAATTTAGGGTTATCAAAATTttgtggttttaattttttactaaaataacattGCATCTGATAGTTATTCATGTgttcttaataatttatgttgattgaagttaaatattgttatatgtatTGATGGATAGATTCTGTTTACTGTGGGACAGATTATGTTGGTATGGTTTGTATGGTCATTGAATGACCTAAAAATAGATCTAGTTAGGGATgagaaaataatatcatttaggAATGGCAACTATACAACAGGAAATTTGATTCATATGGGTGTTTCCTTATGGTTGTCATGATGtaataaagttttgtttacCAACTTAAAGTTCTGTAAATGGGTATAAGAGCTGTCAAAATTTGTCAAGTTTGATTTTTCAATGTTACTTGTGATTGGTCAATATGACTAATATGGGCTCTAGTATAGTACAGTtctagtaagtaatataatgttaacCATTGAGTAAAGTTGTTTCCCTTAGTGACTGTTTAATTAATGTCTGCATTTCAtttgtcaaattttattattgattgggCTTCATTACATATGATATTGGCATAAGATATTGCCATCCTCGCACTTGCCACTACAACTTCTGGTAGTCAGGATCAGCAATggcacatattttataatactgagTAGTGAATCTTGCTGAATCTTAGAGAACATTACATGCCCTATCATATGACACTGGCAAGGGGAAAGGGTTATGATTgtgtcatattttttcttttagttGTACAAGTTGGAGGAAAAGTAACACATTGTTTGGTTGAACCTTGGCTCAAATTCCTACAGGCATTATAGACACagctacataaaaataattatctaagtCCATATCTAGAGGCTCAAGCTTCCTCCATGCCAAATGTTATTCAAATTGATGATTAACAATTACTTTCGAATGTACATTTGTATGTTTTAGTTATTTCTAAAATCTCAAATGATAACAGTGTAAAATACCACAGACAATAGTACAATAAAGACCCATTGCATATGCGATGGTCATTAATATGCTATAAGATGTACATAATTAATAGAGCTCACCCAAATTCTAACTTTCACACATAAGTAAAGtcatgtataattatattttgtcaaaaCAGGGTCAGATTCTATGAGAACTATCACACAGGTATCAACTACTTATATACAACCCTAAagttattagtaattttatttgattatttttttcgtaaatttaaaattttatatggtaTGTGTACATAGTGTAGTACAAATATGTTTCAATATTaagaataatgtatttttctcAGATCAGACAGTGAAGAAAGATCTAAATGGTACCAGAGAGCGAGTGAAACATGCTCTACAAAGTGAGGATGAACCGGTACCACACAAGAGGAGGCAGGACTGAGAATGGAGGTAATTGAAAGATTTTCAACTTTTATGTCTCATTATGGACATTTTTTTGGAAggatcattttttaattaatttattggacaatataactagatataatatctgatattatatactagcttatGTTTCGGAAtggttgttattgtttgtttttatcaatttgttGATTGTAGTCATGTAAATAGAAACCTGTTGGCaaattactgatttattttattacataaagttgtgtaatatgtatgtaattctGCCTTAAGGTAATAATAGGGATGTTGCGGATCGTTAAAAACCTGTATACACAGATATGGATAATTAATAT
The sequence above is drawn from the Manduca sexta isolate Smith_Timp_Sample1 unplaced genomic scaffold, JHU_Msex_v1.0 HiC_scaffold_3136, whole genome shotgun sequence genome and encodes:
- the LOC119188571 gene encoding 60S ribosomal protein L27a-like, giving the protein MATSKKKTRKLRGHVSHGHGRIGKHRKHPGGRGNAGGEHHHRINMDKYHPGYFGKLGMRNYHLRRNKDFCPVLNLDKLWTLVSEQSRLKYASATDGKVPVINIVKAGYYKLLGKGKLPKQPVIVKAKFFSKTAEQKIKAVGGACVLSA